Proteins encoded together in one Shewanella acanthi window:
- a CDS encoding carbon-nitrogen hydrolase family protein, translated as MNISLLQCQSSRDVSANLLFIESQLEELNLLRSSWGELRPHLVVLPECSLLFGGHESAQLAYAGDVNQSPLKTALSALAAKFNVYLLAGTIPALADDGRVYSRSYLFNDRGETLGYYDKLHLFDVDVSDGTKQYRESETFCPGDHISVIDTPFGKIGLTVCYDLRFPDLFRALRLAGAEIIAVPAAFTKVTGEAHWQILLQARAIETQCVIVAAAQWGAHNEGCRETWGQSLVIGPWGDIIAERKTGTGWVHADIDLAKLQSIRLQMPVVQHNRFTEPSLRLGNK; from the coding sequence ATGAACATCAGCCTACTGCAATGTCAGAGCAGTCGCGACGTCAGCGCGAATCTGCTGTTTATCGAATCGCAGCTTGAAGAGCTCAACCTGCTTCGGAGTAGCTGGGGTGAGTTAAGGCCGCATTTGGTGGTGCTTCCCGAGTGCAGTTTGCTCTTCGGTGGGCATGAGAGTGCGCAACTTGCCTATGCGGGGGATGTGAATCAAAGCCCGCTGAAAACCGCATTAAGCGCGCTCGCCGCCAAATTTAACGTTTATTTGCTTGCTGGGACGATTCCCGCGCTTGCTGACGATGGACGGGTTTACAGCCGCAGTTATCTGTTTAATGATAGGGGCGAGACGTTAGGTTATTACGATAAACTGCATCTGTTTGATGTGGATGTGAGTGATGGCACTAAGCAGTACCGTGAGAGTGAAACCTTCTGTCCTGGGGATCATATCAGTGTTATCGACACACCCTTTGGCAAGATAGGTTTAACCGTTTGTTATGACTTGCGCTTTCCCGATTTATTTCGAGCGCTGCGCCTTGCGGGAGCTGAGATCATTGCGGTGCCTGCGGCCTTTACTAAGGTCACGGGTGAAGCGCACTGGCAGATATTATTGCAGGCCAGAGCGATTGAAACCCAATGCGTGATTGTCGCTGCTGCCCAGTGGGGCGCCCACAATGAGGGTTGCCGTGAAACTTGGGGGCAGAGTCTGGTTATTGGCCCTTGGGGCGATATTATCGCCGAACGTAAGACAGGCACAGGCTGGGTACATGCGGACATTGATTTGGCCAAGTTACAGAGCATTCGCCTCCAAATGCCAGTAGTGCAGCATAACCGTTTTACTGAGCCGAGTCTTAGGCTTGGTAATAAGTAA
- the tldD gene encoding metalloprotease TldD, with protein MPFLAQVEQSLLKGNLALDGLQSYLNTIHQHKIDYSDLYFQGSRHESWVLEDGIIKDGSFHIERGVGVRAISGEKTGFAYADDITPAALSSAAQAARGIAAAGEHAKVQAFKRQQAIALYDSADPIAAMEEVKKINLLKEADAYVRSLDSRIIQVVISLAGVHEEILVAASDGTLAADIRPLVRFNCSVILEEGSKRERGSAGGGGRHDYSVFMENDDLGLPMCFAFAREAVRQAQVNLHAIDAPAGEMPVVLGNGWPGVLLHEAVGHGLEGDFNRKGSSAFSGMVGQQVASSLVTVVDDGTIANRRGSLSIDDEGVPTQRTVLIEDGILKGYMQDKLNARLMGVAPTGNGRRESYAHLPMPRMTNTYMTAGESDPSDIIKSVKKGIYAPNFGGGQVDITSGKFVFSASEAYLIEDGEVTQAIKGATLIGNGPEAMSQISMVGNDMALDKGVGVCGKDGQSVPVGVGQPTLKLDRLTVGGTA; from the coding sequence ATGCCATTTTTAGCACAAGTAGAGCAAAGTTTATTAAAGGGTAATCTCGCCCTAGACGGGTTACAAAGCTATCTAAACACCATACATCAGCACAAAATCGATTATTCCGATCTCTACTTTCAAGGTAGTCGCCACGAGTCTTGGGTACTGGAAGATGGCATTATCAAGGACGGCAGTTTCCATATCGAGCGCGGTGTGGGAGTGCGCGCTATTAGCGGCGAAAAAACCGGTTTTGCCTACGCCGATGATATTACCCCTGCGGCGTTAAGTTCAGCGGCGCAGGCGGCTCGCGGTATCGCAGCCGCTGGCGAGCATGCTAAAGTGCAGGCCTTTAAGCGTCAACAGGCGATTGCCCTGTACGACAGCGCCGATCCTATTGCGGCAATGGAAGAAGTTAAAAAGATTAATTTACTCAAAGAAGCCGATGCCTATGTGCGCAGCCTCGATAGCCGCATTATCCAAGTGGTGATAAGCCTTGCGGGCGTGCACGAAGAAATCCTCGTTGCTGCCAGCGATGGCACTTTGGCGGCGGATATTCGTCCACTGGTGCGTTTTAACTGCAGCGTGATTTTAGAAGAAGGTAGCAAGCGTGAGCGCGGCAGCGCAGGTGGCGGTGGTCGTCACGATTACAGCGTGTTTATGGAAAACGATGACCTAGGTCTACCTATGTGTTTCGCCTTTGCCCGCGAAGCCGTGCGTCAGGCACAGGTAAACCTGCATGCCATCGATGCGCCAGCGGGTGAGATGCCCGTGGTACTCGGTAATGGCTGGCCTGGCGTGTTACTGCACGAGGCCGTTGGCCATGGTTTAGAAGGCGACTTTAACCGTAAGGGTAGCAGTGCATTTAGTGGCATGGTGGGTCAACAGGTGGCGTCAAGCTTAGTGACAGTGGTGGACGATGGCACGATCGCCAATCGCCGCGGCTCACTCAGCATCGACGATGAAGGTGTGCCGACCCAGCGCACTGTGCTGATTGAAGACGGTATCCTCAAGGGTTATATGCAGGATAAATTAAATGCTCGGTTGATGGGTGTTGCACCAACGGGTAACGGTCGCCGTGAATCCTACGCACACTTGCCCATGCCACGTATGACCAACACTTATATGACAGCCGGTGAGTCCGACCCAAGCGATATCATCAAGTCGGTGAAGAAGGGCATTTACGCGCCTAACTTCGGTGGTGGTCAGGTGGATATCACCTCGGGCAAGTTCGTGTTCTCTGCATCCGAAGCTTATCTGATTGAAGACGGTGAAGTGACTCAGGCAATTAAGGGCGCGACCCTTATCGGTAACGGTCCTGAGGCCATGAGCCAGATCTCTATGGTCGGTAACGACATGGCGCTCGATAAGGGCGTGGGTGTCTGCGGTAAGGATGGCCAGAGCGTGCCTGTGGGCGTTGGTCAACCCACCTTGAAACTCGACCGTTTAACCGTGGGCGGCACGGCTTAA
- a CDS encoding TolC family protein produces MKRSPMAWICLLSLSSALPISGFAQPLTFTQAWQQLLKVSDKLQAQTQEVNRAQGEKDAGDSLHLPSLSLNGSYTRLEKPIELDLRDLNPLASLDAASLPPALGSALASIPGSMFVTPFTEQDIFRASLQAMWPIYTGGQITAAEGIHAALLAEKQQQLQLATRDLFTLLVDRYYAVDVTQALVDTQAELVVSLTEHVEHAQAMEREGQIAKVERLNAQVALENAKVNLGSARRQHEMAVIALSRMLQQTQVGTTSGLFVLQNAPSISELTQLTLSQHPALKLLEAKEAQANGLVSLEKGKYQPTVFLFGNYTLYEDDSLFSKVEPDWMVGVGVQMPLLSRDGRSGKVEAAKSALLQARYTKAQTRQDLSLLLDQSYRQLLQAEEEVSALNTSLELATENLRLREIAFNQGLSTSIDRVDAELKLSAVKTQQLGARYRYVQAYARLMAISGQLDEFIGQSAQIAQSQETNNAR; encoded by the coding sequence ATGAAACGATCGCCAATGGCATGGATTTGTCTGCTCTCCTTAAGTAGTGCCTTGCCTATTTCGGGCTTTGCCCAACCCCTAACGTTTACCCAAGCCTGGCAACAATTGCTCAAGGTGAGCGATAAGCTGCAGGCGCAAACCCAAGAGGTAAATCGCGCTCAGGGCGAAAAAGATGCTGGCGACAGTTTGCATTTGCCGTCCTTAAGCCTAAATGGCAGTTATACCCGCCTCGAAAAACCAATTGAATTAGACCTAAGGGACTTAAATCCCCTGGCGTCCCTCGATGCCGCCTCCTTGCCGCCAGCGCTCGGTAGCGCACTGGCATCTATTCCAGGCTCAATGTTTGTCACCCCCTTTACCGAGCAGGATATCTTTCGCGCTAGCCTGCAGGCGATGTGGCCGATTTATACCGGCGGACAAATTACCGCCGCCGAGGGCATACACGCTGCGCTCCTTGCTGAAAAACAGCAGCAATTACAACTGGCGACCCGTGACCTCTTTACCCTATTAGTCGACCGTTATTACGCCGTGGATGTGACTCAGGCCTTAGTCGACACCCAAGCCGAGCTGGTGGTTTCGTTAACCGAGCATGTCGAGCATGCCCAAGCGATGGAGCGTGAAGGGCAAATTGCTAAGGTCGAGCGCCTTAATGCTCAGGTTGCGCTTGAAAATGCCAAGGTCAATTTAGGTAGTGCGCGCCGCCAACACGAGATGGCTGTCATCGCTCTGTCGCGTATGTTGCAGCAAACTCAGGTCGGGACTACCTCTGGCCTTTTTGTATTGCAAAATGCGCCTTCTATTAGCGAGCTCACTCAATTGACCCTAAGTCAGCATCCCGCGTTAAAGCTGTTAGAAGCCAAGGAAGCCCAAGCCAATGGCCTAGTGTCATTGGAGAAGGGGAAATACCAGCCGACGGTATTCCTCTTTGGTAATTACACCCTGTACGAAGACGACAGTTTATTTTCTAAGGTCGAGCCCGATTGGATGGTGGGCGTTGGAGTACAAATGCCACTCTTAAGCCGCGATGGTCGCAGTGGTAAGGTCGAAGCCGCTAAGAGTGCATTGCTGCAGGCGCGCTATACCAAGGCGCAGACGCGGCAGGATTTAAGCCTGCTGCTCGATCAGAGTTATCGCCAACTGCTGCAGGCTGAGGAAGAAGTGAGTGCGCTTAATACCTCGCTCGAACTGGCAACAGAAAACCTACGCCTAAGGGAAATCGCCTTTAATCAGGGCCTATCCACCTCTATCGACAGGGTCGATGCCGAATTAAAGCTCAGCGCAGTCAAGACTCAGCAGCTAGGTGCCCGCTATCGTTACGTGCAAGCCTACGCCAGACTTATGGCCATCAGCGGCCAACTCGATGAATTTATCGGCCAAAGTGCCCAAATCGCCCAATCCCAGGAGACAAACAATGCGCGCTAA